A stretch of the Inquilinus sp. KBS0705 genome encodes the following:
- the atpF gene encoding F0F1 ATP synthase subunit B has translation MEIVQPAIGLVFWTFISFIALLIILRKFAWNPILGAVNERERNIENALSKAEAAKEEMSRLTSENESLLKQARIERDAILAEAKKVKDQIIGEAKEAAHKEGARQIELARIEINNQKAIAMADVKNQVAALSLEIAEKVLRKQFEDQGKQDALVADLLKEVKL, from the coding sequence AGGTTTAGTTTTTTGGACATTTATATCGTTTATAGCCTTGCTAATTATATTACGCAAGTTTGCCTGGAACCCGATATTAGGTGCCGTTAACGAGCGCGAGCGTAATATTGAGAACGCTTTATCAAAAGCCGAAGCTGCTAAAGAAGAGATGTCGCGCTTAACCAGCGAGAACGAGTCTTTACTAAAACAGGCACGTATTGAGCGTGACGCTATTTTAGCCGAAGCAAAAAAGGTAAAAGACCAAATTATCGGCGAAGCAAAAGAAGCTGCACACAAAGAAGGTGCCCGCCAAATTGAGCTTGCCCGTATAGAAATTAATAACCAGAAAGCCATAGCTATGGCCGATGTTAAAAACCAGGTTGCAGCATTATCTTTAGAGATTGCTGAAAAAGTATTGCGCAAGCAATTTGAAGACCAGGGCAAACAGGATGCATTAGTTGCCGACCTGTTGAAAGAAGTGAAATTGTAA
- a CDS encoding F0F1 ATP synthase subunit delta, translated as MSEITVALRYAKALIDLAEEQKALEAVKNDMELLLKTVKANPELGAVLANPIISHSKKIHILADVFGTKVSKVSIAFFNIMVNKGRGEVLYTTAQEFVGLYDIKNHITNARVTTAAPLSAANKQKMQADVQAAIGGTVKLTDKVDPTLIGGFVLTVGDRQVDTSIATSLKKLKKEFAQVAIK; from the coding sequence ATGTCAGAAATAACAGTAGCATTAAGATACGCGAAAGCATTAATTGACCTTGCCGAGGAGCAAAAAGCCCTTGAAGCGGTTAAGAATGATATGGAGCTTTTGCTTAAAACTGTAAAAGCTAACCCTGAGTTAGGCGCTGTTTTAGCTAATCCCATCATATCGCACAGTAAAAAGATACACATACTGGCTGATGTTTTTGGCACCAAGGTAAGCAAGGTAAGCATAGCGTTTTTTAACATTATGGTTAACAAAGGCCGTGGCGAAGTATTATATACTACCGCCCAGGAGTTTGTTGGCTTGTACGATATTAAAAACCACATTACTAATGCAAGGGTTACCACAGCGGCACCTTTATCGGCAGCTAACAAACAAAAAATGCAGGCCGATGTGCAGGCAGCCATTGGCGGTACAGTTAAATTAACCGATAAGGTTGACCCTACGCTGATAGGCGGCTTTGTATTAACCGTTGGCGACAGGCAGGTAGATACCAGCATTGCTACCAGTCTTAAAAAACTAAAGAAGGAATTTGCACAGGTTGCAATCAAATAA
- a CDS encoding F0F1 ATP synthase subunit alpha gives MVEVRPDEVSAILRQQLAGFKSESELEEVGTVLQVGDGIARVYGLTKVQSGELVEFDNGLQGIVLNLEEDNVGVVLLGRSDDIKEGDNVKRTNRIASINVGEGMLGRVVDTLGNPIDGKGPILGETYEMPLERKAPGVIYRQPVTEPLQTGIKAIDAMIPIGRGQRELVIGDRQTGKTAVCIDTIINQKEFYDAGQPVTCIYVACGQKASTVANIVRTLEENGAMPYSIVVAANASDSATMQFFSPFAGAAIGEYFRDTGRPALIIYDDLSKQAVAYREVSLLLRRPPGREAYPGDVFYLHSRLLERAAKVNSNDSIAQQMNDLPESIRHIVKGGGSLTALPIIETQAGDVSAYIPTNVISITDGQIFLESNLFLAGIRPAINVGISVSRVGGNAQIKSMKKVAGTLKLDQAQYRELEAFSKFGSDLDASTKTVIDKGARNVEILKQGQYSPVTVEKQVAIIYLGTKNLMRNVPVNKIREFEAEYTSQLELRHPEVLAALKAGKFDDQLTGVLETVAKELAGKY, from the coding sequence ATGGTAGAGGTAAGACCAGACGAAGTATCGGCAATTTTGCGTCAGCAATTAGCAGGCTTCAAGTCAGAATCTGAATTAGAAGAAGTGGGTACCGTACTACAGGTAGGTGACGGTATTGCACGTGTTTACGGATTGACTAAAGTACAATCAGGCGAGCTTGTTGAATTTGATAACGGATTGCAAGGTATAGTACTAAACCTTGAAGAAGATAACGTGGGTGTGGTATTGTTGGGACGGTCTGACGATATCAAAGAAGGCGACAATGTTAAACGTACCAACCGCATTGCATCTATCAATGTAGGCGAAGGTATGCTTGGCCGTGTTGTTGATACCTTAGGTAACCCAATTGATGGTAAAGGCCCGATATTAGGAGAAACCTATGAAATGCCTTTGGAGCGTAAAGCACCGGGTGTTATTTATCGCCAGCCGGTAACCGAGCCATTACAAACAGGTATCAAAGCTATCGACGCGATGATTCCTATCGGCCGTGGCCAGCGTGAGTTGGTTATTGGCGACCGCCAAACAGGTAAAACTGCAGTTTGTATTGATACCATCATCAACCAAAAAGAATTTTACGATGCAGGCCAGCCTGTAACTTGTATATATGTAGCTTGTGGCCAAAAAGCCTCAACCGTTGCAAACATTGTGCGCACATTAGAAGAGAATGGTGCTATGCCATACTCTATAGTTGTTGCCGCTAATGCTTCCGACTCTGCTACCATGCAATTCTTCTCTCCGTTTGCAGGTGCTGCAATTGGCGAGTACTTCCGCGATACCGGACGCCCTGCTTTGATCATTTATGATGATCTTTCAAAACAGGCTGTTGCTTACCGCGAGGTATCATTATTACTACGTCGCCCACCGGGCCGCGAGGCTTACCCTGGTGACGTATTTTACCTGCACAGCCGTTTATTAGAGCGTGCCGCTAAAGTAAACTCAAATGATAGCATCGCTCAACAAATGAACGATCTGCCGGAGTCTATCAGGCACATCGTTAAAGGTGGTGGTTCGTTAACGGCGTTGCCAATTATCGAAACACAAGCAGGTGACGTATCAGCATACATCCCAACCAACGTAATTTCGATTACCGATGGTCAGATATTCCTGGAGTCGAACTTGTTCTTAGCAGGTATACGCCCGGCAATTAACGTAGGTATCTCGGTATCACGTGTGGGTGGTAACGCGCAGATCAAATCGATGAAGAAGGTTGCGGGTACTTTAAAGCTTGACCAGGCGCAATACCGCGAGTTAGAGGCATTCTCTAAATTCGGATCGGATTTGGATGCATCAACCAAAACAGTAATTGATAAAGGTGCACGTAACGTTGAAATATTAAAGCAAGGCCAGTACTCGCCGGTAACGGTTGAAAAACAGGTAGCTATTATATACTTGGGTACTAAAAACCTGATGCGTAACGTACCGGTAAACAAAATACGCGAGTTTGAAGCCGAATACACCAGCCAGTTAGAGCTGCGCCACCCCGAAGTGCTGGCCGCCCTTAAAGCAGGTAAATTTGACGACCAGCTAACCGGCGTACTGGAAACAGTAGCTAAAGAACTGGCAGGTAAATATTAA
- the atpG gene encoding ATP synthase F1 subunit gamma, protein MANLKEVRNRISSVSSTQQITKAMKMVSAAKLKRATNAIVQLRPYANKLKDLLANLSASLEDGASPYLQNREPVRVLVVVVSSNRGLAGAFNTNVIKTANNLIAEKYSEQLKAGNVSIVAIGKKSQEFFQRRKYNVIGNNNDLYLNLNFENTSKITESIMQGFINGDYDRVELVYNHFRNAAIQYQIAEQLLPVPMAEEKKEEAVKTKDGVIETQVNYILEPSQEEIVEQLIPKNIKIQLYRAVLDSNASEHGARMTAMDKATENAGDLLKALKLSYNQARQAAITTELTEIVSGAAALGG, encoded by the coding sequence ATGGCTAATTTAAAAGAAGTAAGAAACAGGATATCGTCGGTAAGCTCTACCCAGCAGATCACCAAGGCCATGAAAATGGTTTCGGCGGCAAAGCTGAAAAGGGCAACCAATGCTATTGTACAATTACGCCCTTACGCCAATAAGTTAAAAGACCTGTTGGCTAACCTATCGGCAAGTTTGGAGGATGGTGCATCGCCATACCTGCAAAACCGCGAGCCGGTGCGTGTATTGGTAGTAGTTGTATCATCAAACCGTGGTTTGGCAGGTGCTTTTAATACTAACGTAATTAAAACCGCTAACAACCTGATAGCCGAAAAATACAGCGAGCAGTTAAAAGCCGGTAATGTATCTATTGTTGCTATTGGTAAAAAAAGCCAGGAGTTTTTTCAGCGTCGTAAGTACAATGTAATTGGTAACAATAACGATTTGTACCTTAACCTAAACTTTGAGAATACTTCAAAAATAACCGAGTCTATAATGCAGGGCTTTATTAACGGCGATTACGACCGGGTAGAACTGGTGTATAACCATTTCCGTAACGCGGCTATACAATACCAAATAGCCGAGCAGTTATTGCCTGTACCAATGGCTGAAGAAAAAAAGGAAGAGGCTGTAAAAACCAAAGATGGTGTTATTGAAACACAGGTTAACTACATATTAGAGCCTTCGCAAGAAGAGATAGTAGAACAGCTGATCCCCAAGAACATTAAAATACAGTTATACCGTGCAGTTTTAGATTCAAACGCATCTGAACACGGCGCACGTATGACAGCGATGGATAAGGCAACTGAAAATGCCGGCGACTTACTGAAAGCTTTAAAACTTTCGTACAACCAGGCACGCCAGGCAGCCATCACTACCGAGCTTACCGAGATTGTGAGCGGTGCAGCAGCATTAGGTGGTTGA
- a CDS encoding DUF4142 domain-containing protein produces MKKLILNCLIAASVVLAVSCNSNKSQGNADSTQTADSTTSASSTAAATDSTANTPDSAFANKAALGGLMEVQLGKLAQQKGASAAVVQFGTMMVNDHTMAAAMLDSIATSKKVALPKTLDDKFQQDYDKFAKTDKKSFDKTYIDYMVKDHKEDIEEYKKEAEKGKDAEFKAFAGKHVPILQKHLQKAQEIQKTLK; encoded by the coding sequence ATGAAAAAGTTGATCTTAAATTGTTTGATAGCCGCATCAGTTGTTTTAGCGGTATCATGTAATAGTAATAAAAGCCAGGGCAATGCCGATAGTACACAAACTGCAGATAGCACCACTTCCGCAAGTTCGACTGCGGCCGCTACAGATTCGACCGCTAACACACCCGATTCGGCATTTGCCAATAAAGCCGCTTTAGGTGGCTTGATGGAAGTGCAATTAGGCAAATTAGCCCAGCAAAAAGGAGCATCGGCAGCAGTTGTACAATTTGGTACCATGATGGTGAACGACCATACCATGGCCGCTGCTATGCTGGATAGTATTGCAACCTCAAAAAAAGTAGCTTTACCCAAAACGCTCGACGATAAGTTTCAGCAGGATTATGACAAGTTTGCAAAAACAGACAAGAAGAGTTTTGATAAAACCTATATAGACTATATGGTGAAGGACCATAAAGAAGATATAGAAGAATATAAAAAGGAAGCTGAAAAGGGTAAGGATGCCGAATTTAAAGCCTTTGCAGGCAAGCATGTGCCCATACTGCAAAAACACTTGCAAAAGGCACAGGAGATACAAAAAACACTTAAGTAA
- a CDS encoding secretory protein, which yields MKKTLLFTSLLIAIAYNTALAAGADTIKRAGYTLIVSGNDEHFDNAITQKLISTFFIVYPKIVQEYNKKSLKQVVFFIDTAYHGVAATDNGRVVFSPAYMTKHPADVDVVTHEVMHIAQDYGDSNGPGWLTEGIADYVRHEHGVANDAARWQFPSFDAKQNYDNAYRVTARFLFWVETKVKKGTVKKLDEIMRKHTYNDNTWASLTGKSVDELWKAYAANPNI from the coding sequence ATGAAGAAGACCCTATTATTTACCTCACTATTAATAGCCATTGCCTATAATACGGCTTTAGCAGCTGGTGCCGACACCATTAAAAGAGCAGGCTACACACTTATTGTAAGTGGTAACGATGAGCATTTTGATAACGCCATCACTCAAAAACTGATCAGCACATTTTTTATTGTTTATCCAAAAATTGTGCAGGAGTACAATAAAAAAAGCCTTAAGCAGGTGGTGTTTTTTATTGATACCGCTTACCACGGTGTTGCTGCTACAGACAATGGCCGCGTAGTATTTAGCCCTGCCTATATGACCAAGCACCCTGCCGACGTTGATGTAGTTACCCACGAGGTGATGCATATAGCCCAGGATTATGGCGACAGTAACGGCCCCGGCTGGCTTACCGAAGGTATTGCCGACTATGTACGCCATGAACATGGAGTAGCAAATGATGCGGCCCGCTGGCAGTTCCCGTCGTTTGATGCTAAACAAAACTATGATAACGCCTACCGGGTTACCGCCCGCTTTTTATTTTGGGTAGAAACCAAGGTTAAAAAAGGCACTGTTAAAAAGCTTGACGAAATTATGCGTAAGCATACTTATAATGATAACACCTGGGCCAGCCTAACCGGCAAATCTGTTGATGAATTATGGAAAGCATACGCAGCTAACCCCAACATTTAA
- a CDS encoding winged helix-turn-helix transcriptional regulator — translation MNLYQSLGYLVLGSRLRRMSETFLAEINRIYQNEGIDFDAGWFPVFYLLSKNDSLSIKELSEQTEVSHPAASQLITNLKNRKLVETSVCTDDGRRQLVQFTPKGRVLLEQILPVWDAISSGMNEMAESDPTIAELLPAISALENTFRTANLASRVSDKLNAVPNE, via the coding sequence ATGAATTTGTATCAAAGCTTAGGTTACCTGGTTTTGGGCAGCCGTTTAAGGCGCATGAGCGAAACCTTTTTGGCCGAAATAAACCGCATATATCAGAACGAAGGGATAGACTTTGATGCCGGATGGTTCCCGGTTTTTTATTTATTGTCAAAAAACGACTCTCTGTCTATAAAAGAACTAAGCGAACAAACCGAGGTATCACACCCGGCAGCAAGTCAGTTAATAACCAATCTGAAAAACCGCAAACTGGTCGAAACCTCTGTTTGCACCGACGACGGCCGCAGGCAACTGGTACAGTTTACCCCAAAGGGCCGTGTTTTGCTGGAACAAATATTGCCCGTTTGGGATGCCATTAGCAGCGGCATGAACGAAATGGCAGAAAGCGACCCCACCATTGCGGAGCTGCTGCCCGCTATATCCGCATTAGAAAATACTTTCCGCACGGCTAACCTGGCGAGCAGGGTGAGTGACAAACTAAATGCTGTACCCAATGA